GGACCACGCGATGGTAGAAGCTGGCCAGCTCGGTCCAGCGCCGGACCTCCAGGGGCCACCCGCCCCGCTCGATCTCGTCGCTCAGGCGCCGGGCGACGGGATCCGTCAAGTCGGTGTCCGTCAACAGCACGACGACCCTGTCCACCCGGTCGCTCTGGACGAGCCGCTGGGCCATCGGGAGCGGCAGAAGGATCGCCCGCTGGTCAAAGTCCTCGGCACCGGTCTCGAAGGTGCCGGCCACCGTGACATCCATCCCGTTGATCGTGCCCCCCAGGGTCGTCGTGAGCAGGATTACCCTGTCGGCGGCCTTCACGTCGAGGGCCGCCGCGAGGCCCTTGGCGACCAGGATCTCGCGGGCTGCAGAGGTTGCCAGGGGCGCGCCGCTCGCGATGGTCAGGAAGGACAGGGCCGCACCCTCCTTCTCCGGTTCCATCCCCCGCCCCACGAACGGCAGCGTGGTCTCCCCGTTCCCGATGAGCCCGCTGATCTCGAGACGCCGGGACACCCCTTCGACCTCGGACCATCCGAGGAGGATCCGCTCCACCGCCTCGGCTTGCGATCCTTCGAGGAGGACGGACATCGGGTGGGAGAGGCGCTTCTCGGCGTGCCCCGTCCTGGCGATCTGCAGGTGACCCAGGTGGTTCCGGATGGTCGTCTCCCGAAGCCCCCAGAACGCGTAATCCATGTATCCGCCGAACGTGATCAGGGCGACGGAGCCGGAGGCGATCGCGGAGACGGTGATGGCTGTCCGTCGCTTGTTCCTCAACACGTTGCGCCAGGCAATGCGCGTGTGCTCGGGGAGCGTTAGAACCCACCACGCCACCCGCCGCGCGACAGGCATCAGCGAAGCCGGTCCAGCTCGCTCCGAGCCCAGACGTTTTGTGGCTGGAGTGCCACGGCTCGCTCGAGAACCTCACGGGCTTCCGCCCGCTGCCCCCGCTCTCTCAGCGCGATCCCGAGCCAGACCCGGGCCTGAACGCTCGCGGCCTCGAGCTGGATCGCCTTCTGGAAATGCCGGACCGCCTCGTCGGGATCTCCCCCGAAGAGCTTCGGGGTCCGGAGCTTCCAGATCCCCATGGCCAGGGCGGCGCGCGGGTTGTCGGGATCGAGCTTCAGGGCCAGGGCGAGCTCGTTGTAGGATCGCCGACCGTACAGCACCCCGGTCATCCCGCCCTTGAGGCTGATAAGCCGCCCGTAGGCCTCACCGAGGATCCGGTGAGCGTCGGAGTGTTGAGGGAGCTGCTGGATGGCAGTCCTGGCCGAAGCGATGGCCTGGTCGATCTCGCCGAGGGCCCTGTCCGTTTCCTTGCGCCACGCGTGGATGCCGACCAGGGCGAGGGCGACCCTGGCCTGGTAGTAGGGAACGGAGGGAGACGGGACCCCCGAGCGGGCAAGCTGATCGAATAGGCTTCGGGCCCTCCCCAGCGCCTCGGCGTCAAAGGCCGACTCGCCGGCCTCGAGCAACCGGCGGGCCTCGTCCGGAAGGTCCGCCGACGGTTCATCAGCGCCGAGCATGACCGAAAGCACCAGCAGGAAGACCCCGATTCCCCGCACGGCCGTCGCCCTCACTGCTCGACGATCGTCTCGGTCACCTTGATCCCGACGTGCCTTCCCGGCTCGCAGACATAGCCGAGGACCCTCTCCCCCTGCCTCAGCGTCGTCACGCCGCGGGGTGCCCCGTCAGCGCCGAAGATCCGCACATGCCAGTCATCCTGGGCGAAGAGATTCACGACGGCGGCGCCGCCCACCGCCTCGATCCTCAGCAGCGGGCGGATCTCGATCTTCACCCGCCCGACCCCGACTGTCCTCGCCTCCCCCGAGGTGCGCACCGCGAGCACCTCCGAGCCGGCTCTCAGGTCAGTCAGATACTCGGCCATCTCCCGCGGTCCCCAGAGGTAGGAGTGGATCGCTCCGGCGTTCACGCGGAACGGTCGCGTATTCATGTAGGGGAGCGGGTGAACCTCCGAGCAGACCAGGATGCCCCCACCGGAGGTGGAGCCCACGACCATCCCCTCGTCCTCCGCCATCAGGGTCGTGGTATCGACGCAGGCGCGGTGTCCCATCCCCGCGTACTGGAGCCGGACGACCTGCATCTCCACCAGCTCCAGACGATGGGTGGGCCGCGCGCTCAGCTCATGAGCGATCCCGGCCACGGTCGCGGGATCACCGGGCGCCAGGAGGATCCCGTGACAGCCGTGCTCGAGCACCCCGAGGGCCACCAGCGCCTCCTCGGCGGTCTCCACGGTCTTGATCACCCGCGCCCGCGTGGACTGGGCGCGCGCCAGGATCAGCTCCAGGGGGATGTTGGTCTGCTCCTCGAGCGCGACGAAGAGGTAGTCGACCTGCTCGAGGAGCTGGCAGGCTTCCTCCAGGGTCCCGTCATCGCTGACCCGACACACGACTCCGACCGGGTTCCCGCGGCTCCTGGCCTGCTCCGCGAGGT
This DNA window, taken from Candidatus Rokuibacteriota bacterium, encodes the following:
- a CDS encoding ABC transporter permease, which translates into the protein MPVARRVAWWVLTLPEHTRIAWRNVLRNKRRTAITVSAIASGSVALITFGGYMDYAFWGLRETTIRNHLGHLQIARTGHAEKRLSHPMSVLLEGSQAEAVERILLGWSEVEGVSRRLEISGLIGNGETTLPFVGRGMEPEKEGAALSFLTIASGAPLATSAAREILVAKGLAAALDVKAADRVILLTTTLGGTINGMDVTVAGTFETGAEDFDQRAILLPLPMAQRLVQSDRVDRVVVLLTDTDLTDPVARRLSDEIERGGWPLEVRRWTELASFYHRVVRVYEGMYRFVRVVIALIVVLSILNTMLMAIFERTREIGTLMALGVGRPVVAELFLLEGLLVGLVGAALGTVAGVGTCHLMNALGGIAMAPPPGASRGYVVFLNVVPRVLLLTFASSVLTALVSSLYPALRASRMRVAAALRYT
- a CDS encoding tetratricopeptide repeat protein codes for the protein MRATAVRGIGVFLLVLSVMLGADEPSADLPDEARRLLEAGESAFDAEALGRARSLFDQLARSGVPSPSVPYYQARVALALVGIHAWRKETDRALGEIDQAIASARTAIQQLPQHSDAHRILGEAYGRLISLKGGMTGVLYGRRSYNELALALKLDPDNPRAALAMGIWKLRTPKLFGGDPDEAVRHFQKAIQLEAASVQARVWLGIALRERGQRAEAREVLERAVALQPQNVWARSELDRLR
- a CDS encoding 3-dehydroquinate synthase, with product MQALRVPEVWLDLTGLPAVEPQALATALHSPVTALLMRPPQAASVDIPARVRRGWLVSDAGELAEVAGRGEVVLCRSRDLAEQARSRGNPVGVVCRVSDDGTLEEACQLLEQVDYLFVALEEQTNIPLELILARAQSTRARVIKTVETAEEALVALGVLEHGCHGILLAPGDPATVAGIAHELSARPTHRLELVEMQVVRLQYAGMGHRACVDTTTLMAEDEGMVVGSTSGGGILVCSEVHPLPYMNTRPFRVNAGAIHSYLWGPREMAEYLTDLRAGSEVLAVRTSGEARTVGVGRVKIEIRPLLRIEAVGGAAVVNLFAQDDWHVRIFGADGAPRGVTTLRQGERVLGYVCEPGRHVGIKVTETIVEQ